Proteins from one Thermobifida alba genomic window:
- a CDS encoding acyltransferase family protein, with the protein MTERTHPPDAAVRPRPRLHHIDNLRILLTVLVVLHHVAVTYGNIPVWYYTEPAQDPTGVLLDLLVITNQAFFMGFFFLISGYFVPGSHERRGSRAFLRERLRRLGVPLLLFILLLRPLLTAGHYPQLRADFAEQGVELPYWLYYLLTWDPGPLWFVEVLLVLTLGYLLLHRLRGTRAAVPSPRRPPAPGRLPGPLAVAAFVVGLTLATYGWRVLAPAPYWPFVGLPSPGYLPQYVALFTVGVLAFRHDWFRRIPRAAGWAGFAVAAAALAVFLTVRPLLGEAAGHPGTWSALAVAAWENTFAVGMVLGLLVLFRERFGRQGRPARFLSDHAFAVYVLHPLVLVGLGHAFSGWEAPAVAKFAVVAVLAIPLCWLLAALVRALPYAERVL; encoded by the coding sequence ATGACCGAGCGGACCCACCCGCCCGACGCGGCCGTCCGGCCACGGCCGCGCCTGCACCACATCGACAACCTGCGGATCCTGCTCACGGTGCTGGTGGTGCTGCACCACGTCGCCGTGACCTACGGCAACATCCCCGTCTGGTACTACACCGAACCCGCCCAGGACCCCACCGGGGTCCTGCTGGACCTGCTGGTCATCACCAACCAGGCGTTCTTCATGGGGTTCTTCTTCCTCATCTCCGGCTACTTCGTGCCCGGCTCCCACGAGCGCAGGGGCTCCCGGGCGTTCCTGCGCGAGCGGCTGCGACGCCTCGGCGTCCCGCTGCTGCTGTTCATCCTGCTGCTGCGTCCGCTCCTCACCGCCGGGCACTACCCCCAGCTCCGGGCCGACTTCGCCGAGCAGGGCGTCGAGCTGCCCTACTGGCTGTACTACCTGCTCACCTGGGACCCGGGGCCGCTGTGGTTCGTCGAGGTGCTGCTCGTCCTCACCCTCGGCTACCTGCTGCTGCACCGCCTCCGCGGCACCCGCGCGGCCGTCCCCTCCCCCCGCCGTCCCCCGGCGCCGGGCCGCCTGCCCGGGCCGCTGGCGGTGGCCGCCTTTGTCGTCGGACTCACCCTGGCCACCTACGGGTGGCGGGTACTCGCCCCGGCCCCGTACTGGCCGTTCGTGGGACTGCCCAGTCCGGGCTACCTGCCGCAGTACGTCGCACTGTTCACGGTCGGCGTCCTGGCCTTCCGCCACGACTGGTTCCGGCGGATCCCGCGCGCCGCGGGCTGGGCCGGGTTCGCGGTCGCCGCCGCCGCGCTCGCCGTCTTCCTCACGGTGCGGCCGCTGCTGGGGGAGGCCGCGGGCCACCCGGGGACGTGGTCGGCCCTCGCCGTCGCCGCCTGGGAGAACACCTTCGCCGTCGGCATGGTCCTGGGCCTGCTGGTGCTCTTCCGCGAACGGTTCGGCCGCCAGGGCCGCCCGGCCCGCTTCCTCTCCGACCACGCCTTCGCGGTGTACGTCCTGCACCCGCTGGTCCTGGTCGGCCTGGGACACGCGTTCAGCGGCTGGGAGGCCCCCGCCGTCGCGAAGTTCGCGGTCGTGGCGGTGCTCGCGATCCCGCTGTGCTGGCTGCTCGCCGCCCTGGTCCGGGCCCTGCCGTACGCCGAACGGGTGCTCTAG
- a CDS encoding TetR/AcrR family transcriptional regulator — MRSKNNPSGQKDRSDRSFIEKARRAQIIDAAIHTIAEVGFAKASLARIAARAGVSKGVISYHFAGKDELVEQVVMQVYTDIADSVLPRLLEQPSATAVLRTHILTVAEYMRDHRAHLAALGEVFTNFRTADGTLRYGITANEELYASLENLYREGQRTGEFRSFDPRVMAITQQAAVDSMFAYWTAHPDHDLRAHARELADLFERAVRVPTPPLTSADPPTKGAP, encoded by the coding sequence ATGCGGTCAAAAAATAATCCAAGTGGTCAGAAAGACCGGTCCGACCGGTCGTTCATCGAGAAGGCGCGCAGGGCGCAGATCATCGACGCCGCGATCCACACGATCGCCGAGGTCGGCTTCGCCAAGGCGTCGCTGGCCCGCATCGCCGCGCGGGCGGGCGTCAGCAAGGGCGTGATCTCCTACCACTTCGCCGGAAAGGACGAACTCGTGGAGCAGGTGGTGATGCAGGTCTACACCGACATCGCCGACTCCGTCCTCCCCCGGCTCCTGGAGCAGCCCTCCGCGACCGCCGTGCTGCGCACCCACATCCTGACCGTGGCGGAGTACATGCGCGACCACCGCGCCCACCTGGCGGCCCTGGGGGAGGTCTTCACCAACTTCCGCACCGCCGACGGCACGCTCCGCTACGGGATCACGGCCAACGAGGAGCTGTACGCCTCGCTGGAGAACCTCTACCGCGAGGGCCAGCGGACCGGCGAGTTCCGCTCCTTCGACCCGCGGGTGATGGCGATCACCCAGCAGGCCGCGGTCGACAGCATGTTCGCCTACTGGACCGCCCACCCCGACCACGACCTCCGGGCGCACGCCCGCGAACTGGCCGACCTGTTCGAACGGGCCGTCCGCGTGCCCACACCCCCCCTGACCTCGGCCGACCCGCCCACGAAGGGAGCCCCATGA
- a CDS encoding isovaleryl-CoA dehydrogenase has protein sequence MAHTHEVFNQPSPLADHDVSADPALLEGLEREGGGWAVEEVRELGRLAGSARARSWAEQADTHTPVLRTHDRYGHRIDEVDFHPAWHVLMDTAVTHGLHAAPWADDRAGAHVARAAKFFVWSQAEAGHGCPISMTYAAVPALRHSPDLAARFEPLLTARVYDFGLRPPHTKRGLLAGMSMTEKQGGSDVRANTTRAVAAPDGTYRLRGHKWFTSAPMNDLFLTLAQTAEGLTCFLVPRVLEDGSRNALTLQRLKDKLGNRSNASAELEYDGAHAWLVGEPGRGVRTIIEMVNATRLDCVIGSAAGMRAALSEAVHHAAERRAFGKRLVEQPLMRNVLADLALESEAATALMLRLAGAADRAVRGDAREAAFRRLAVPVGKFWVTKRQVAHVAEALECLGGNGYVEESGLPRLFRESPLNSLWEGSGNVAALDVLRALRREPDSVEAFRAELALAEGADPRLDAAVHRLLADLADPESAEYRARSTVAAMAVCLQASLLVRHAPAAVADAFVASRLDGGAGPVPGTLPPSADTEAILERARPRR, from the coding sequence ATGGCACACACGCACGAGGTGTTCAACCAGCCCAGTCCGCTGGCCGACCACGACGTCTCCGCCGATCCCGCCCTCCTGGAGGGCCTGGAGCGCGAGGGCGGCGGCTGGGCCGTCGAGGAGGTGCGCGAACTGGGGCGGCTGGCCGGCAGCGCCCGCGCCCGTTCCTGGGCCGAACAGGCCGACACCCACACCCCGGTGCTGCGCACCCACGACCGCTACGGCCACCGCATCGACGAGGTCGACTTCCACCCCGCCTGGCACGTGCTCATGGACACCGCCGTCACCCACGGCCTGCACGCCGCACCGTGGGCCGACGACCGTGCCGGGGCGCACGTGGCGCGGGCCGCCAAGTTCTTCGTGTGGAGCCAGGCCGAGGCCGGACACGGCTGCCCGATCTCCATGACCTACGCCGCGGTGCCCGCCCTGCGGCACTCCCCCGACCTCGCCGCGCGGTTCGAGCCGCTGCTGACCGCCCGCGTCTACGACTTCGGGCTGCGCCCCCCGCACACCAAGCGGGGCCTGCTGGCGGGCATGTCCATGACCGAGAAGCAGGGCGGCTCCGACGTGCGCGCCAACACCACCCGCGCGGTGGCCGCCCCCGACGGCACCTACCGGCTGCGCGGGCACAAGTGGTTCACCTCCGCGCCCATGAACGACCTGTTCCTCACTCTCGCCCAGACCGCCGAGGGGCTGACCTGCTTCCTGGTGCCCCGGGTGCTGGAGGACGGCTCCCGCAACGCGCTGACTCTCCAGCGGCTCAAGGACAAGCTCGGCAACCGCTCCAACGCCTCGGCGGAACTGGAGTACGACGGCGCGCACGCCTGGCTCGTCGGGGAGCCGGGACGGGGGGTGCGCACCATCATCGAGATGGTCAACGCCACCCGGCTGGACTGCGTGATCGGCTCGGCCGCGGGTATGCGCGCGGCGCTGTCGGAGGCGGTCCACCACGCCGCCGAGCGCCGCGCCTTCGGCAAGCGGCTCGTCGAGCAGCCGCTGATGCGCAACGTGCTGGCCGACCTGGCCCTGGAGTCGGAGGCGGCCACCGCCCTCATGCTGCGGCTGGCCGGTGCGGCCGACCGCGCCGTGCGCGGTGACGCGCGCGAGGCCGCGTTCCGCCGCCTGGCGGTGCCCGTGGGCAAGTTCTGGGTGACCAAACGCCAGGTGGCGCACGTGGCCGAGGCCCTGGAGTGCCTGGGCGGCAACGGCTACGTCGAGGAGTCCGGCCTGCCCCGGCTGTTCCGCGAGTCCCCGCTCAACTCCCTGTGGGAGGGGTCGGGCAACGTCGCCGCCCTGGACGTGCTGCGCGCCCTGCGCCGCGAACCGGACAGCGTCGAGGCGTTCCGCGCCGAGCTGGCCCTGGCCGAGGGCGCCGACCCGCGACTGGACGCGGCCGTGCACCGCCTGCTGGCCGACCTGGCCGACCCGGAGTCCGCCGAGTACCGGGCCCGGTCCACGGTGGCGGCGATGGCGGTGTGCCTGCAGGCGTCCCTGCTGGTGCGGCACGCTCCGGCGGCCGTGGCCGACGCCTTCGTCGCCTCGCGGCTGGACGGCGGGGCCGGGCCCGTCCCGGGCACCCTGCCGCCGTCCGCCGACACCGAGGCGATCCTGGAGCGGGCCCGGCCCCGACGCTGA